The following nucleotide sequence is from Pungitius pungitius chromosome 6, fPunPun2.1, whole genome shotgun sequence.
CTACGATACCACCCAAGAGAACTGCTTCCACCTGCACTGTCCCACCCTGGAGAGCTGCATTCTCAGCCACAGAAGAAACGTAGTTCTGTATAATATCACAAAGGGTAAGAGCTGTTTTAATTCTAATTGGGCATGCAGAAACACGTGGTCATCATAAATGCTCCATCTCTGTAAAACCCAACCCAATCAGAATTACCTCAAACTAAATAATTAGTAACAATCTTACAATATATAGTTTTCTTATTTAATTTGTGTGAATAGCTCTGCTCCTACTACtacaatacaaatacatacTATAccaatttttacattttatggaattattatatttatattttcactgATTAAAAATGTTGAACATATACCTTTTAAATGCAGTACGTCTCCGTATGTCAGCAACAAGAGTCTTTGTTTCTTAGGCGTGGATCCCGACCTGTTGGTGTTCGGGAAACACTTCACCTCCAACGTGCGCGTCTTACCCCACCACTACGGCCGGGGAAACGCCTCGGAGCCGCTGCCCTCTGACAAACGCCACTTCATccaccctcctccgccccccgcGCCGCCTCTGACCTCAGCGGCCACCGTGCAAACCCCCACGAGCCCCGCGACTCCCACGACCTCCACGACCTCCACGACCCCCACAAGCCCCACCGCGACGCAGCACAGCGCCACTCGGCCGTCGACCCTCCACGCGACTACAGTTCCCGTACCTTCCACTCCAGAGGCCCCGCTGGCTTCCGGGAACCATGCacaaacaacaaccaccaccaccaccacaaaccCGGCCGTCTCCACCACTTCTCTGGCCgcgcctcctccccccagcACGGCACACACCTCCGCGGCCTCCTCTGCCGCAGCCTCGCAGCCTTCCGCTCCCGCCACCAGCTCCGGCCCCCTCCCGACTTCCCCGGCCCCCGTGGCCAGCGCAGAGAGCGGCGAGCAGAGCCCCAACAACACCGGGGCCGGTCCGTTGGGGAACCACACCGCGGGCAGCGGCGGGGGGGACGTCGGCGAGGCGGGAGCCGGCTGGCACGCCGCGGCCGCCGCCCACACGCTGCTGGTGGCGGTGGCCGTCTGCGTCGCAGTGGCggtgggctgctgctgctgctgctccgtccTGCTGGTGGTGAGCTGGAGGGgtcagaggaagaggatgggATGCTACCGGGCGTCGTGGCGAGGGAGAAGGGGCTCCACGCGCCTGATCAAATACGTCCTGGTCAGAGAGAACACCTGAAGGGCCTGGAGGGCCCGAGGGAAGAAGAGATGATGGGACTGATGCTTCTCGTTTGTTTACAGGAAGGTTTTAAAAGGAGGGAATCCAGGCTGAAGAGACACTTCATTGACAtgaatattaatttatatttttgtaaaagaGTTTTAGATTATTTAATGGAACTGACATGGATGGATTTGCTTTGTTTGAAGCTGATGCATTGAGGTTACAGCTCTGTATATTTAGGGTGAGAC
It contains:
- the LOC119195533 gene encoding MANSC domain-containing protein 4-like isoform X1 — its product is MNVTRGLLTVLSLLSHTESRCSPTSYYKNCWIRRFPGFFIDIEESQRRGAQLMKFYQEETALKCSRACCLTRNCKSHACGFCFVFLFLPDFLFFPLIVSCNLAVFHYDTTQENCFHLHCPTLESCILSHRRNVVLYNITKGVDPDLLVFGKHFTSNVRVLPHHYGRGNASEPLPSDKRHFIHPPPPPAPPLTSAATVQTPTSPATPTTSTTSTTPTSPTATQHSATRPSTLHATTVPVPSTPEAPLASGNHAQTTTTTTTTNPAVSTTSLAAPPPPSTAHTSAASSAAASQPSAPATSSGPLPTSPAPVASAESGEQSPNNTGAGPLGNHTAGSGGGDVGEAGAGWHAAAAAHTLLVAVAVCVAVAVGCCCCCSVLLVVSWRGQRKRMGCYRASWRGRRGSTRLIKYVLVRENT
- the LOC119195533 gene encoding MANSC domain-containing protein 4-like isoform X2; this translates as MNVTRGLLTVLSLLSHTESRCSPTSYYKNCWIRRFPGFFIDIEESQRRGAQLMKFYQEETALKCSRACCLTRNFSCNLAVFHYDTTQENCFHLHCPTLESCILSHRRNVVLYNITKGVDPDLLVFGKHFTSNVRVLPHHYGRGNASEPLPSDKRHFIHPPPPPAPPLTSAATVQTPTSPATPTTSTTSTTPTSPTATQHSATRPSTLHATTVPVPSTPEAPLASGNHAQTTTTTTTTNPAVSTTSLAAPPPPSTAHTSAASSAAASQPSAPATSSGPLPTSPAPVASAESGEQSPNNTGAGPLGNHTAGSGGGDVGEAGAGWHAAAAAHTLLVAVAVCVAVAVGCCCCCSVLLVVSWRGQRKRMGCYRASWRGRRGSTRLIKYVLVRENT